A part of Hippopotamus amphibius kiboko isolate mHipAmp2 chromosome 16, mHipAmp2.hap2, whole genome shotgun sequence genomic DNA contains:
- the LAIR1 gene encoding leukocyte-associated immunoglobulin-like receptor 1 — protein sequence MSPHPTILLGLVLCLGQRIHTQAGALPRPSISAEPGSVIPRGQPVTVVCRGPAGVESFRLENKDNRGQFKDKRSVSQLGPHQTEARFPIAAVREDDAWHYQCIYVKDSCWSEPSEPLKLVVTDQAPDAGPPDPSLPGETQVRPQDKSSPGLTEHVYILIGVSVAFLLCLLLLVLLLLYRQHRRKRGPPRSKGEEQRPQERLSPGADIPDGTPDLASVDRLPEDGEADGPTPAAGGPQEVTYAQLDHQALTQRAVRAGSLPFTEPTAASSTYAAISRH from the exons ATGTCCCCCCATCCCACCATCCTCCTGGGCCTGG TGCTCTGTCTGGGCCAGAGGATCCACACACAGGCGGGTG CCCTGCCCAGACCCTCCATCTCAGCCGAGCCAGGCTCTGTGATTCCCCGGGGGCAGCCTGTGACCGTCGTGTGCCGGGGCCCTGCTGGGGTTGAGAGCTTCCGCCTGGAGAACAAGGACAACAGAGGTCAATTCAAGGATAAGAGGAGCGTGTCTCAACTTGGTCCACACCAGACAGAAGCCAGATTCCCCATCGCCGCTGTGAGGGAAGACGATGCCTGGCATTATCAGTGCATCTATGTGAAAGATTCTTGCTGGTCTGAGCCCAGTGAGCCCCTGAAGCTGGTGGTGACAG ATCAGGCACCTGACGCAGGCCCTCCTGACCCGTCACTCCCGGGAGAGACACAGGTGCGTCCGCAGGACAAGAGCAGCCCCG GCCTGACAGAGCATGTTTATATTCTCATCGGGGTCTCCGTGGCCTTCCTCCTTTgtctcctcctcctggtcctcctcctcctctatcgTCAGCACCGGAGAAAGCGGG GGCCCCCCAGAAGCAAAGGCGAGGAGCAGAGGCCCCAGGAGAG GCTCAGCCCAGGTGCTGACATCCCAGATGGGACACCAG ATCTGGCCTCTGTGGACAGGCTTCCTGAGGACGGAGAGGCGGATGGCCCA ACCCCTGCTGCAGGAGGCCCCCAGGAGGTGACATATGCCCAGCTGGACCACCAGGCCCTCACACAGAGGGCCGTCAGAGCTGGGTCCCTGCCATTCACAGAGCCCACCGCCGCGTCCAGCACGTATGCCGCCATTTCCAGACACTGA